Proteins from a genomic interval of Dama dama isolate Ldn47 chromosome 1, ASM3311817v1, whole genome shotgun sequence:
- the CELF1 gene encoding CUGBP Elav-like family member 1 isoform X8: MNGTLDHPDQPDLDAIKMFVGQVPRTWSEKDLRELFEQYGAVYEINVLRDRSQNPPQSKGCCFVTFYTRKAALEAQNALHNMKVLPGMHHPIQMKPADSEKNNAVEDRKLFIGMISKKCTENDIRVMFSSFGQIEECRILRGPDGLSRGCAFVTFTTRAMAQTAIKAMHQAQTMEGCSSPMVVKFADTQKDKEQKRMAQQLQQQMQQISAASVWGNLAGLNTLGPQYLALYLQLLQQTASSGNLNTLSSLHPMGGLNAMQLQNLAALAAAASAAQNTPSGTSALTTSSSPLSVLTSSAGSSPSSSSSSSVNPIASLGALQTLAGATAGLNVSSLAGMAALNGGLGSSGLSNGTGSTMEALTQAYSGIQQYAAAALPTLYNQNLLTQQSIGAAGSQKEGPEGANLFIYHLPQEFGDQDLLQMFMPFGNVVSAKVFIDKQTNLSKCFGFVSYDNPVSAQAAIQSMNGFQIGMKRLKVQLKRSKNDSKPY; the protein is encoded by the exons ATGAACGGCACCCTGGACCACCCAGATCAACCGGATCTTGATGCTATCAAGATGTTTGTGGGCCAGGTTCCAAGGACCTGGTCTGAGAAGGACTTGAGGGAACTGTTTGAACAGTATGGTGCTGTCTATGAAATCAATGTCCTAAGGGATAGGAGCCAAAACCCTCCACAGAGCAAAG GGTGCTGTTTTGTTACATTTTACACCCGAAAAGCTGCATTAGAAGCTCAGAACGCTCTTCACAACATGAAAGTCCTCCCAGGG ATGCATCATCCTATACAGATGAAGCCTGCTGACAGCGAGAAGAACAATG CAGTGGAAGACAGGAAGCTGTTTATCGGCATGATCTCCAAGAAATGCACCGAGAACGACATCCGAGTCATGTTCTCCTCGTTCGGGCAGATTGAGGAGTGCCGGATACTGAGGGGGCCCGACGGGCTGAGCCGAG GTTGTGCATTTGTGACTTTTACAACAAGAGCCATGGCACAGACAGCTATCAAGGCAATGCACCAAGCGCAGACCATGGAG GGTTGCTCCTCCCCCATGGTGGTAAAATTTGCTGATACACAGAAGGACAAAGAACAGAAGAGAATGGCCCAGCAGCTCCAGCAGCAGATGCAGCAAATCAGCGCGGCATCTGTGTGGGGAAACCTTGCTGGTCTAAATACTCTTGGACCCCAGTATTTAGCA CTTTATTTGCAGCTCCTTCAGCAGACTGCCTCCTCTGGGAACCTCAACACCCTGAGCAGCCTCCACCCAATGGGAG GGTTAAATGCAATGCAGTTACAGAACCTGGCTGCCCTAGCCGCTGCAGCGAGTGCCGCTCAGAACACACCCAGTGGCACCAGTGCCCTCACCACGTCCAGCAGTCCTCTCAGCGTGCTCACCAGTTCAG CAGGGTCCTCACCCagctccagcagcagcagctccgtCAACCCCATCGCCTCCCTCGGAGCCCTGCAGACACTGGCCGGAGCCACGGCAGGCCTCAACGTCAGCTCTTTGGCAG ggaTGGCTGCTTTAAATGGCGGACTGGGCAGCAGCGGCCTCTCTAACGGCACCGGGAGCACCATGGAGGCCCTCACGCAGGCCTACTCGGGGATCCAGCAGTACGCGGCCGCAGCGCTCCCCACCCTGTACAACCAGAACCTGTTGACACAGCAGAGTATCGGTGCCGCTGGGAGCCAGAAGGAAG GTCCAGAAGGAGCCAATCTGTTCATCTACCACCTGCCCCAGGAGTTTGGAGACCAGGACCTGCTGCAGATGTTTATGCCCTTTGGGAATGTCGTGTCTGCCAAGGTTTTTATAGACAAGCAGACAAACCTGAGCAAGTGTTTCG GTTTTGTAAGTTACGACAATCCTGTCTCGGCTCAAGCTGCCATCCAGTCCATGAACGGCTTTCAGATCGGCATGAAGCGGCTTAAAGTGCAGCTCAAACGTTCGAAGAACGACAGCAAGCCCTACTGA
- the CELF1 gene encoding CUGBP Elav-like family member 1 isoform X2, whose amino-acid sequence MAAFKLDFLPEMMVDHCSLNSSPVSKKMNGTLDHPDQPDLDAIKMFVGQVPRTWSEKDLRELFEQYGAVYEINVLRDRSQNPPQSKGCCFVTFYTRKAALEAQNALHNMKVLPGMHHPIQMKPADSEKNNAVEDRKLFIGMISKKCTENDIRVMFSSFGQIEECRILRGPDGLSRGCAFVTFTTRAMAQTAIKAMHQAQTMEGCSSPMVVKFADTQKDKEQKRMAQQLQQQMQQISAASVWGNLAGLNTLGPQYLALYLQLLQQTASSGNLNTLSSLHPMGGLNAMQLQNLAALAAAASAAQNTPSGTSALTTSSSPLSVLTSSGSSPSSSSSSSVNPIASLGALQTLAGATAGLNVSSLAGMAALNGGLGSSGLSNGTGSTMEALTQAYSGIQQYAAAALPTLYNQNLLTQQSIGAAGSQKEGPEGANLFIYHLPQEFGDQDLLQMFMPFGNVVSAKVFIDKQTNLSKCFGFVSYDNPVSAQAAIQSMNGFQIGMKRLKVQLKRSKNDSKPY is encoded by the exons ATGGCTGCGTTTAAGTTGGATTTCCTTCCAGAAATGATGGTGGATCATTGCTCTTTGAATTCCAGTCCCGT CTCAAAGAAAATGAACGGCACCCTGGACCACCCAGATCAACCGGATCTTGATGCTATCAAGATGTTTGTGGGCCAGGTTCCAAGGACCTGGTCTGAGAAGGACTTGAGGGAACTGTTTGAACAGTATGGTGCTGTCTATGAAATCAATGTCCTAAGGGATAGGAGCCAAAACCCTCCACAGAGCAAAG GGTGCTGTTTTGTTACATTTTACACCCGAAAAGCTGCATTAGAAGCTCAGAACGCTCTTCACAACATGAAAGTCCTCCCAGGG ATGCATCATCCTATACAGATGAAGCCTGCTGACAGCGAGAAGAACAATG CAGTGGAAGACAGGAAGCTGTTTATCGGCATGATCTCCAAGAAATGCACCGAGAACGACATCCGAGTCATGTTCTCCTCGTTCGGGCAGATTGAGGAGTGCCGGATACTGAGGGGGCCCGACGGGCTGAGCCGAG GTTGTGCATTTGTGACTTTTACAACAAGAGCCATGGCACAGACAGCTATCAAGGCAATGCACCAAGCGCAGACCATGGAG GGTTGCTCCTCCCCCATGGTGGTAAAATTTGCTGATACACAGAAGGACAAAGAACAGAAGAGAATGGCCCAGCAGCTCCAGCAGCAGATGCAGCAAATCAGCGCGGCATCTGTGTGGGGAAACCTTGCTGGTCTAAATACTCTTGGACCCCAGTATTTAGCA CTTTATTTGCAGCTCCTTCAGCAGACTGCCTCCTCTGGGAACCTCAACACCCTGAGCAGCCTCCACCCAATGGGAG GGTTAAATGCAATGCAGTTACAGAACCTGGCTGCCCTAGCCGCTGCAGCGAGTGCCGCTCAGAACACACCCAGTGGCACCAGTGCCCTCACCACGTCCAGCAGTCCTCTCAGCGTGCTCACCAGTTCAG GGTCCTCACCCagctccagcagcagcagctccgtCAACCCCATCGCCTCCCTCGGAGCCCTGCAGACACTGGCCGGAGCCACGGCAGGCCTCAACGTCAGCTCTTTGGCAG ggaTGGCTGCTTTAAATGGCGGACTGGGCAGCAGCGGCCTCTCTAACGGCACCGGGAGCACCATGGAGGCCCTCACGCAGGCCTACTCGGGGATCCAGCAGTACGCGGCCGCAGCGCTCCCCACCCTGTACAACCAGAACCTGTTGACACAGCAGAGTATCGGTGCCGCTGGGAGCCAGAAGGAAG GTCCAGAAGGAGCCAATCTGTTCATCTACCACCTGCCCCAGGAGTTTGGAGACCAGGACCTGCTGCAGATGTTTATGCCCTTTGGGAATGTCGTGTCTGCCAAGGTTTTTATAGACAAGCAGACAAACCTGAGCAAGTGTTTCG GTTTTGTAAGTTACGACAATCCTGTCTCGGCTCAAGCTGCCATCCAGTCCATGAACGGCTTTCAGATCGGCATGAAGCGGCTTAAAGTGCAGCTCAAACGTTCGAAGAACGACAGCAAGCCCTACTGA
- the CELF1 gene encoding CUGBP Elav-like family member 1 isoform X1 — protein sequence MAAFKLDFLPEMMVDHCSLNSSPVSKKMNGTLDHPDQPDLDAIKMFVGQVPRTWSEKDLRELFEQYGAVYEINVLRDRSQNPPQSKGCCFVTFYTRKAALEAQNALHNMKVLPGMHHPIQMKPADSEKNNAVEDRKLFIGMISKKCTENDIRVMFSSFGQIEECRILRGPDGLSRGCAFVTFTTRAMAQTAIKAMHQAQTMEGCSSPMVVKFADTQKDKEQKRMAQQLQQQMQQISAASVWGNLAGLNTLGPQYLALYLQLLQQTASSGNLNTLSSLHPMGGLNAMQLQNLAALAAAASAAQNTPSGTSALTTSSSPLSVLTSSAGSSPSSSSSSSVNPIASLGALQTLAGATAGLNVSSLAGMAALNGGLGSSGLSNGTGSTMEALTQAYSGIQQYAAAALPTLYNQNLLTQQSIGAAGSQKEGPEGANLFIYHLPQEFGDQDLLQMFMPFGNVVSAKVFIDKQTNLSKCFGFVSYDNPVSAQAAIQSMNGFQIGMKRLKVQLKRSKNDSKPY from the exons ATGGCTGCGTTTAAGTTGGATTTCCTTCCAGAAATGATGGTGGATCATTGCTCTTTGAATTCCAGTCCCGT CTCAAAGAAAATGAACGGCACCCTGGACCACCCAGATCAACCGGATCTTGATGCTATCAAGATGTTTGTGGGCCAGGTTCCAAGGACCTGGTCTGAGAAGGACTTGAGGGAACTGTTTGAACAGTATGGTGCTGTCTATGAAATCAATGTCCTAAGGGATAGGAGCCAAAACCCTCCACAGAGCAAAG GGTGCTGTTTTGTTACATTTTACACCCGAAAAGCTGCATTAGAAGCTCAGAACGCTCTTCACAACATGAAAGTCCTCCCAGGG ATGCATCATCCTATACAGATGAAGCCTGCTGACAGCGAGAAGAACAATG CAGTGGAAGACAGGAAGCTGTTTATCGGCATGATCTCCAAGAAATGCACCGAGAACGACATCCGAGTCATGTTCTCCTCGTTCGGGCAGATTGAGGAGTGCCGGATACTGAGGGGGCCCGACGGGCTGAGCCGAG GTTGTGCATTTGTGACTTTTACAACAAGAGCCATGGCACAGACAGCTATCAAGGCAATGCACCAAGCGCAGACCATGGAG GGTTGCTCCTCCCCCATGGTGGTAAAATTTGCTGATACACAGAAGGACAAAGAACAGAAGAGAATGGCCCAGCAGCTCCAGCAGCAGATGCAGCAAATCAGCGCGGCATCTGTGTGGGGAAACCTTGCTGGTCTAAATACTCTTGGACCCCAGTATTTAGCA CTTTATTTGCAGCTCCTTCAGCAGACTGCCTCCTCTGGGAACCTCAACACCCTGAGCAGCCTCCACCCAATGGGAG GGTTAAATGCAATGCAGTTACAGAACCTGGCTGCCCTAGCCGCTGCAGCGAGTGCCGCTCAGAACACACCCAGTGGCACCAGTGCCCTCACCACGTCCAGCAGTCCTCTCAGCGTGCTCACCAGTTCAG CAGGGTCCTCACCCagctccagcagcagcagctccgtCAACCCCATCGCCTCCCTCGGAGCCCTGCAGACACTGGCCGGAGCCACGGCAGGCCTCAACGTCAGCTCTTTGGCAG ggaTGGCTGCTTTAAATGGCGGACTGGGCAGCAGCGGCCTCTCTAACGGCACCGGGAGCACCATGGAGGCCCTCACGCAGGCCTACTCGGGGATCCAGCAGTACGCGGCCGCAGCGCTCCCCACCCTGTACAACCAGAACCTGTTGACACAGCAGAGTATCGGTGCCGCTGGGAGCCAGAAGGAAG GTCCAGAAGGAGCCAATCTGTTCATCTACCACCTGCCCCAGGAGTTTGGAGACCAGGACCTGCTGCAGATGTTTATGCCCTTTGGGAATGTCGTGTCTGCCAAGGTTTTTATAGACAAGCAGACAAACCTGAGCAAGTGTTTCG GTTTTGTAAGTTACGACAATCCTGTCTCGGCTCAAGCTGCCATCCAGTCCATGAACGGCTTTCAGATCGGCATGAAGCGGCTTAAAGTGCAGCTCAAACGTTCGAAGAACGACAGCAAGCCCTACTGA
- the CELF1 gene encoding CUGBP Elav-like family member 1 isoform X5, whose product MAAFKLDFLPEMMVDHCSLNSSPVSKKMNGTLDHPDQPDLDAIKMFVGQVPRTWSEKDLRELFEQYGAVYEINVLRDRSQNPPQSKGCCFVTFYTRKAALEAQNALHNMKVLPGMHHPIQMKPADSEKNNAVEDRKLFIGMISKKCTENDIRVMFSSFGQIEECRILRGPDGLSRGCAFVTFTTRAMAQTAIKAMHQAQTMEGCSSPMVVKFADTQKDKEQKRMAQQLQQQMQQISAASVWGNLAGLNTLGPQYLALLQQTASSGNLNTLSSLHPMGGLNAMQLQNLAALAAAASAAQNTPSGTSALTTSSSPLSVLTSSGSSPSSSSSSSVNPIASLGALQTLAGATAGLNVSSLAGMAALNGGLGSSGLSNGTGSTMEALTQAYSGIQQYAAAALPTLYNQNLLTQQSIGAAGSQKEGPEGANLFIYHLPQEFGDQDLLQMFMPFGNVVSAKVFIDKQTNLSKCFGFVSYDNPVSAQAAIQSMNGFQIGMKRLKVQLKRSKNDSKPY is encoded by the exons ATGGCTGCGTTTAAGTTGGATTTCCTTCCAGAAATGATGGTGGATCATTGCTCTTTGAATTCCAGTCCCGT CTCAAAGAAAATGAACGGCACCCTGGACCACCCAGATCAACCGGATCTTGATGCTATCAAGATGTTTGTGGGCCAGGTTCCAAGGACCTGGTCTGAGAAGGACTTGAGGGAACTGTTTGAACAGTATGGTGCTGTCTATGAAATCAATGTCCTAAGGGATAGGAGCCAAAACCCTCCACAGAGCAAAG GGTGCTGTTTTGTTACATTTTACACCCGAAAAGCTGCATTAGAAGCTCAGAACGCTCTTCACAACATGAAAGTCCTCCCAGGG ATGCATCATCCTATACAGATGAAGCCTGCTGACAGCGAGAAGAACAATG CAGTGGAAGACAGGAAGCTGTTTATCGGCATGATCTCCAAGAAATGCACCGAGAACGACATCCGAGTCATGTTCTCCTCGTTCGGGCAGATTGAGGAGTGCCGGATACTGAGGGGGCCCGACGGGCTGAGCCGAG GTTGTGCATTTGTGACTTTTACAACAAGAGCCATGGCACAGACAGCTATCAAGGCAATGCACCAAGCGCAGACCATGGAG GGTTGCTCCTCCCCCATGGTGGTAAAATTTGCTGATACACAGAAGGACAAAGAACAGAAGAGAATGGCCCAGCAGCTCCAGCAGCAGATGCAGCAAATCAGCGCGGCATCTGTGTGGGGAAACCTTGCTGGTCTAAATACTCTTGGACCCCAGTATTTAGCA CTCCTTCAGCAGACTGCCTCCTCTGGGAACCTCAACACCCTGAGCAGCCTCCACCCAATGGGAG GGTTAAATGCAATGCAGTTACAGAACCTGGCTGCCCTAGCCGCTGCAGCGAGTGCCGCTCAGAACACACCCAGTGGCACCAGTGCCCTCACCACGTCCAGCAGTCCTCTCAGCGTGCTCACCAGTTCAG GGTCCTCACCCagctccagcagcagcagctccgtCAACCCCATCGCCTCCCTCGGAGCCCTGCAGACACTGGCCGGAGCCACGGCAGGCCTCAACGTCAGCTCTTTGGCAG ggaTGGCTGCTTTAAATGGCGGACTGGGCAGCAGCGGCCTCTCTAACGGCACCGGGAGCACCATGGAGGCCCTCACGCAGGCCTACTCGGGGATCCAGCAGTACGCGGCCGCAGCGCTCCCCACCCTGTACAACCAGAACCTGTTGACACAGCAGAGTATCGGTGCCGCTGGGAGCCAGAAGGAAG GTCCAGAAGGAGCCAATCTGTTCATCTACCACCTGCCCCAGGAGTTTGGAGACCAGGACCTGCTGCAGATGTTTATGCCCTTTGGGAATGTCGTGTCTGCCAAGGTTTTTATAGACAAGCAGACAAACCTGAGCAAGTGTTTCG GTTTTGTAAGTTACGACAATCCTGTCTCGGCTCAAGCTGCCATCCAGTCCATGAACGGCTTTCAGATCGGCATGAAGCGGCTTAAAGTGCAGCTCAAACGTTCGAAGAACGACAGCAAGCCCTACTGA
- the CELF1 gene encoding CUGBP Elav-like family member 1 isoform X7, with the protein MAAFKLDFLPEMMVDHCSLNSSPVSKKMNGTLDHPDQPDLDAIKMFVGQVPRTWSEKDLRELFEQYGAVYEINVLRDRSQNPPQSKGCCFVTFYTRKAALEAQNALHNMKVLPGMHHPIQMKPADSEKNNVEDRKLFIGMISKKCTENDIRVMFSSFGQIEECRILRGPDGLSRGCAFVTFTTRAMAQTAIKAMHQAQTMEGCSSPMVVKFADTQKDKEQKRMAQQLQQQMQQISAASVWGNLAGLNTLGPQYLALLQQTASSGNLNTLSSLHPMGGLNAMQLQNLAALAAAASAAQNTPSGTSALTTSSSPLSVLTSSGSSPSSSSSSSVNPIASLGALQTLAGATAGLNVSSLAGMAALNGGLGSSGLSNGTGSTMEALTQAYSGIQQYAAAALPTLYNQNLLTQQSIGAAGSQKEGPEGANLFIYHLPQEFGDQDLLQMFMPFGNVVSAKVFIDKQTNLSKCFGFVSYDNPVSAQAAIQSMNGFQIGMKRLKVQLKRSKNDSKPY; encoded by the exons ATGGCTGCGTTTAAGTTGGATTTCCTTCCAGAAATGATGGTGGATCATTGCTCTTTGAATTCCAGTCCCGT CTCAAAGAAAATGAACGGCACCCTGGACCACCCAGATCAACCGGATCTTGATGCTATCAAGATGTTTGTGGGCCAGGTTCCAAGGACCTGGTCTGAGAAGGACTTGAGGGAACTGTTTGAACAGTATGGTGCTGTCTATGAAATCAATGTCCTAAGGGATAGGAGCCAAAACCCTCCACAGAGCAAAG GGTGCTGTTTTGTTACATTTTACACCCGAAAAGCTGCATTAGAAGCTCAGAACGCTCTTCACAACATGAAAGTCCTCCCAGGG ATGCATCATCCTATACAGATGAAGCCTGCTGACAGCGAGAAGAACAATG TGGAAGACAGGAAGCTGTTTATCGGCATGATCTCCAAGAAATGCACCGAGAACGACATCCGAGTCATGTTCTCCTCGTTCGGGCAGATTGAGGAGTGCCGGATACTGAGGGGGCCCGACGGGCTGAGCCGAG GTTGTGCATTTGTGACTTTTACAACAAGAGCCATGGCACAGACAGCTATCAAGGCAATGCACCAAGCGCAGACCATGGAG GGTTGCTCCTCCCCCATGGTGGTAAAATTTGCTGATACACAGAAGGACAAAGAACAGAAGAGAATGGCCCAGCAGCTCCAGCAGCAGATGCAGCAAATCAGCGCGGCATCTGTGTGGGGAAACCTTGCTGGTCTAAATACTCTTGGACCCCAGTATTTAGCA CTCCTTCAGCAGACTGCCTCCTCTGGGAACCTCAACACCCTGAGCAGCCTCCACCCAATGGGAG GGTTAAATGCAATGCAGTTACAGAACCTGGCTGCCCTAGCCGCTGCAGCGAGTGCCGCTCAGAACACACCCAGTGGCACCAGTGCCCTCACCACGTCCAGCAGTCCTCTCAGCGTGCTCACCAGTTCAG GGTCCTCACCCagctccagcagcagcagctccgtCAACCCCATCGCCTCCCTCGGAGCCCTGCAGACACTGGCCGGAGCCACGGCAGGCCTCAACGTCAGCTCTTTGGCAG ggaTGGCTGCTTTAAATGGCGGACTGGGCAGCAGCGGCCTCTCTAACGGCACCGGGAGCACCATGGAGGCCCTCACGCAGGCCTACTCGGGGATCCAGCAGTACGCGGCCGCAGCGCTCCCCACCCTGTACAACCAGAACCTGTTGACACAGCAGAGTATCGGTGCCGCTGGGAGCCAGAAGGAAG GTCCAGAAGGAGCCAATCTGTTCATCTACCACCTGCCCCAGGAGTTTGGAGACCAGGACCTGCTGCAGATGTTTATGCCCTTTGGGAATGTCGTGTCTGCCAAGGTTTTTATAGACAAGCAGACAAACCTGAGCAAGTGTTTCG GTTTTGTAAGTTACGACAATCCTGTCTCGGCTCAAGCTGCCATCCAGTCCATGAACGGCTTTCAGATCGGCATGAAGCGGCTTAAAGTGCAGCTCAAACGTTCGAAGAACGACAGCAAGCCCTACTGA
- the CELF1 gene encoding CUGBP Elav-like family member 1 isoform X6, giving the protein MAAFKLDFLPEMMVDHCSLNSSPVSKKMNGTLDHPDQPDLDAIKMFVGQVPRTWSEKDLRELFEQYGAVYEINVLRDRSQNPPQSKGCCFVTFYTRKAALEAQNALHNMKVLPGMHHPIQMKPADSEKNNVEDRKLFIGMISKKCTENDIRVMFSSFGQIEECRILRGPDGLSRGCAFVTFTTRAMAQTAIKAMHQAQTMEGCSSPMVVKFADTQKDKEQKRMAQQLQQQMQQISAASVWGNLAGLNTLGPQYLALLQQTASSGNLNTLSSLHPMGGLNAMQLQNLAALAAAASAAQNTPSGTSALTTSSSPLSVLTSSAGSSPSSSSSSSVNPIASLGALQTLAGATAGLNVSSLAGMAALNGGLGSSGLSNGTGSTMEALTQAYSGIQQYAAAALPTLYNQNLLTQQSIGAAGSQKEGPEGANLFIYHLPQEFGDQDLLQMFMPFGNVVSAKVFIDKQTNLSKCFGFVSYDNPVSAQAAIQSMNGFQIGMKRLKVQLKRSKNDSKPY; this is encoded by the exons ATGGCTGCGTTTAAGTTGGATTTCCTTCCAGAAATGATGGTGGATCATTGCTCTTTGAATTCCAGTCCCGT CTCAAAGAAAATGAACGGCACCCTGGACCACCCAGATCAACCGGATCTTGATGCTATCAAGATGTTTGTGGGCCAGGTTCCAAGGACCTGGTCTGAGAAGGACTTGAGGGAACTGTTTGAACAGTATGGTGCTGTCTATGAAATCAATGTCCTAAGGGATAGGAGCCAAAACCCTCCACAGAGCAAAG GGTGCTGTTTTGTTACATTTTACACCCGAAAAGCTGCATTAGAAGCTCAGAACGCTCTTCACAACATGAAAGTCCTCCCAGGG ATGCATCATCCTATACAGATGAAGCCTGCTGACAGCGAGAAGAACAATG TGGAAGACAGGAAGCTGTTTATCGGCATGATCTCCAAGAAATGCACCGAGAACGACATCCGAGTCATGTTCTCCTCGTTCGGGCAGATTGAGGAGTGCCGGATACTGAGGGGGCCCGACGGGCTGAGCCGAG GTTGTGCATTTGTGACTTTTACAACAAGAGCCATGGCACAGACAGCTATCAAGGCAATGCACCAAGCGCAGACCATGGAG GGTTGCTCCTCCCCCATGGTGGTAAAATTTGCTGATACACAGAAGGACAAAGAACAGAAGAGAATGGCCCAGCAGCTCCAGCAGCAGATGCAGCAAATCAGCGCGGCATCTGTGTGGGGAAACCTTGCTGGTCTAAATACTCTTGGACCCCAGTATTTAGCA CTCCTTCAGCAGACTGCCTCCTCTGGGAACCTCAACACCCTGAGCAGCCTCCACCCAATGGGAG GGTTAAATGCAATGCAGTTACAGAACCTGGCTGCCCTAGCCGCTGCAGCGAGTGCCGCTCAGAACACACCCAGTGGCACCAGTGCCCTCACCACGTCCAGCAGTCCTCTCAGCGTGCTCACCAGTTCAG CAGGGTCCTCACCCagctccagcagcagcagctccgtCAACCCCATCGCCTCCCTCGGAGCCCTGCAGACACTGGCCGGAGCCACGGCAGGCCTCAACGTCAGCTCTTTGGCAG ggaTGGCTGCTTTAAATGGCGGACTGGGCAGCAGCGGCCTCTCTAACGGCACCGGGAGCACCATGGAGGCCCTCACGCAGGCCTACTCGGGGATCCAGCAGTACGCGGCCGCAGCGCTCCCCACCCTGTACAACCAGAACCTGTTGACACAGCAGAGTATCGGTGCCGCTGGGAGCCAGAAGGAAG GTCCAGAAGGAGCCAATCTGTTCATCTACCACCTGCCCCAGGAGTTTGGAGACCAGGACCTGCTGCAGATGTTTATGCCCTTTGGGAATGTCGTGTCTGCCAAGGTTTTTATAGACAAGCAGACAAACCTGAGCAAGTGTTTCG GTTTTGTAAGTTACGACAATCCTGTCTCGGCTCAAGCTGCCATCCAGTCCATGAACGGCTTTCAGATCGGCATGAAGCGGCTTAAAGTGCAGCTCAAACGTTCGAAGAACGACAGCAAGCCCTACTGA
- the CELF1 gene encoding CUGBP Elav-like family member 1 isoform X3, giving the protein MAAFKLDFLPEMMVDHCSLNSSPVSKKMNGTLDHPDQPDLDAIKMFVGQVPRTWSEKDLRELFEQYGAVYEINVLRDRSQNPPQSKGCCFVTFYTRKAALEAQNALHNMKVLPGMHHPIQMKPADSEKNNVEDRKLFIGMISKKCTENDIRVMFSSFGQIEECRILRGPDGLSRGCAFVTFTTRAMAQTAIKAMHQAQTMEGCSSPMVVKFADTQKDKEQKRMAQQLQQQMQQISAASVWGNLAGLNTLGPQYLALYLQLLQQTASSGNLNTLSSLHPMGGLNAMQLQNLAALAAAASAAQNTPSGTSALTTSSSPLSVLTSSAGSSPSSSSSSSVNPIASLGALQTLAGATAGLNVSSLAGMAALNGGLGSSGLSNGTGSTMEALTQAYSGIQQYAAAALPTLYNQNLLTQQSIGAAGSQKEGPEGANLFIYHLPQEFGDQDLLQMFMPFGNVVSAKVFIDKQTNLSKCFGFVSYDNPVSAQAAIQSMNGFQIGMKRLKVQLKRSKNDSKPY; this is encoded by the exons ATGGCTGCGTTTAAGTTGGATTTCCTTCCAGAAATGATGGTGGATCATTGCTCTTTGAATTCCAGTCCCGT CTCAAAGAAAATGAACGGCACCCTGGACCACCCAGATCAACCGGATCTTGATGCTATCAAGATGTTTGTGGGCCAGGTTCCAAGGACCTGGTCTGAGAAGGACTTGAGGGAACTGTTTGAACAGTATGGTGCTGTCTATGAAATCAATGTCCTAAGGGATAGGAGCCAAAACCCTCCACAGAGCAAAG GGTGCTGTTTTGTTACATTTTACACCCGAAAAGCTGCATTAGAAGCTCAGAACGCTCTTCACAACATGAAAGTCCTCCCAGGG ATGCATCATCCTATACAGATGAAGCCTGCTGACAGCGAGAAGAACAATG TGGAAGACAGGAAGCTGTTTATCGGCATGATCTCCAAGAAATGCACCGAGAACGACATCCGAGTCATGTTCTCCTCGTTCGGGCAGATTGAGGAGTGCCGGATACTGAGGGGGCCCGACGGGCTGAGCCGAG GTTGTGCATTTGTGACTTTTACAACAAGAGCCATGGCACAGACAGCTATCAAGGCAATGCACCAAGCGCAGACCATGGAG GGTTGCTCCTCCCCCATGGTGGTAAAATTTGCTGATACACAGAAGGACAAAGAACAGAAGAGAATGGCCCAGCAGCTCCAGCAGCAGATGCAGCAAATCAGCGCGGCATCTGTGTGGGGAAACCTTGCTGGTCTAAATACTCTTGGACCCCAGTATTTAGCA CTTTATTTGCAGCTCCTTCAGCAGACTGCCTCCTCTGGGAACCTCAACACCCTGAGCAGCCTCCACCCAATGGGAG GGTTAAATGCAATGCAGTTACAGAACCTGGCTGCCCTAGCCGCTGCAGCGAGTGCCGCTCAGAACACACCCAGTGGCACCAGTGCCCTCACCACGTCCAGCAGTCCTCTCAGCGTGCTCACCAGTTCAG CAGGGTCCTCACCCagctccagcagcagcagctccgtCAACCCCATCGCCTCCCTCGGAGCCCTGCAGACACTGGCCGGAGCCACGGCAGGCCTCAACGTCAGCTCTTTGGCAG ggaTGGCTGCTTTAAATGGCGGACTGGGCAGCAGCGGCCTCTCTAACGGCACCGGGAGCACCATGGAGGCCCTCACGCAGGCCTACTCGGGGATCCAGCAGTACGCGGCCGCAGCGCTCCCCACCCTGTACAACCAGAACCTGTTGACACAGCAGAGTATCGGTGCCGCTGGGAGCCAGAAGGAAG GTCCAGAAGGAGCCAATCTGTTCATCTACCACCTGCCCCAGGAGTTTGGAGACCAGGACCTGCTGCAGATGTTTATGCCCTTTGGGAATGTCGTGTCTGCCAAGGTTTTTATAGACAAGCAGACAAACCTGAGCAAGTGTTTCG GTTTTGTAAGTTACGACAATCCTGTCTCGGCTCAAGCTGCCATCCAGTCCATGAACGGCTTTCAGATCGGCATGAAGCGGCTTAAAGTGCAGCTCAAACGTTCGAAGAACGACAGCAAGCCCTACTGA